The proteins below come from a single Burkholderia humptydooensis genomic window:
- a CDS encoding MFS transporter, giving the protein MIGVSGAATSVFGNLAILPKQFDRRLGLATGCAMVGLSVGTAAALTGSQHLIAAFHWRHAYQIIACASVAGSLLTCALIQKRTVALRPQTHDRAIDIPAAEQRFLVVKLDTIALVAFLALSATLSLNPHLPVLLADRGLSPESAANCASLIGVGILVGLLLSSILIDRLHSPLVSAGFLLTGASGYLVLVNAWSLQSMLLASAGIGLAIGAEDDLLSYLSASIWG; this is encoded by the coding sequence ATGATTGGTGTGTCGGGTGCCGCAACGTCAGTGTTCGGTAATCTCGCGATCCTTCCAAAGCAGTTTGACCGGCGTCTCGGACTCGCGACGGGTTGCGCAATGGTCGGACTGAGTGTCGGCACGGCGGCCGCACTAACGGGATCCCAGCACCTCATCGCTGCGTTCCACTGGCGCCACGCGTACCAGATCATCGCGTGCGCGTCGGTCGCGGGCTCGCTTCTTACCTGCGCGCTGATCCAGAAGCGAACGGTGGCGCTGCGTCCACAAACGCACGATCGCGCTATTGACATCCCAGCCGCAGAACAGAGATTCTTGGTGGTCAAGTTGGACACAATCGCCTTGGTCGCTTTTCTCGCTTTGAGTGCGACACTCTCGCTCAATCCGCATTTGCCCGTGCTGCTGGCGGATCGCGGCTTGTCACCCGAGTCAGCGGCGAATTGCGCGTCTCTTATCGGCGTCGGAATACTCGTAGGGCTCCTGCTTTCCAGCATACTGATCGATCGACTTCATTCGCCACTTGTCAGCGCGGGTTTCCTTCTCACTGGCGCGTCAGGGTATTTGGTGCTCGTGAACGCTTGGTCCCTGCAATCGATGCTGCTCGCGAGTGCCGGCATCGGCCTCGCGATAGGTGCAGAGGATGACTTGCTTTCCTATCTGTCTGCGTCTATCTGGGGTTGA
- a CDS encoding MFS transporter: MLLEFHWKREQAPMSYAASMGGLTAASPFVGMLMDRFGARRMILVSAIAFSLAVACMGLRAAPLAPGLRYR; this comes from the coding sequence GTGCTGCTTGAGTTCCATTGGAAGCGGGAGCAGGCGCCCATGTCCTATGCGGCGTCAATGGGTGGGCTCACTGCGGCGAGCCCGTTCGTCGGCATGCTGATGGATCGCTTTGGGGCACGCCGCATGATTCTTGTCTCTGCAATTGCGTTCAGTCTTGCCGTGGCGTGCATGGGGCTCAGAGCGGCGCCATTGGCGCCTGGATTGCGCTATCGGTAA
- a CDS encoding porin, whose amino-acid sequence MKKLSFYFVVLTSMPAIALAQSSVTLYGIIDSGSNYTSNVQTARTAAGLVGGRQIAMIEGGSAGLQGSRWGLKGSEDLGGGLKALFVLESGFYSNNGVLNQGGAMFGRQAYVGLSHPIGTVTLGRQYDPVVDFYGPFLAAPQWGGYMTSHPGDLDNALNSRRINNSIKFRSASYRGLTVEAMMNLGGTAGSFSTNWIWGAGASYVAGPFSFGAGYLNVRNPNTSFFGANPNAGPATSNNLGSAGSATSPESNPVFAGYASANRLEIAGVGAGVTLAALSVNLAYSNTRFEGLGSASGPNALRYAGTAAFNNVEINARYQFTPSLLAGVAYDYTRNGGAGGKGGANYNLVSAGVDYFLSKRTDAYTVAVFEKASGTDSLGQPAVAQITGLTPSATDRQVSLRVGIRHKF is encoded by the coding sequence ATGAAGAAGCTTTCATTTTACTTTGTAGTACTTACTTCAATGCCGGCGATCGCGCTGGCGCAAAGCAGCGTGACCCTGTACGGGATCATCGACAGCGGCAGCAATTACACCAGCAATGTGCAAACGGCGCGGACGGCGGCCGGCCTGGTCGGCGGTCGTCAGATCGCGATGATCGAAGGCGGGTCGGCGGGCCTGCAGGGGAGCCGCTGGGGGCTCAAGGGCAGCGAAGATCTCGGCGGCGGTCTCAAGGCGCTGTTCGTGCTGGAGAGCGGCTTCTACAGCAACAACGGCGTGCTGAACCAGGGGGGCGCGATGTTCGGGCGGCAAGCGTATGTCGGCCTGAGCCATCCGATCGGCACGGTCACGCTCGGTCGCCAGTACGATCCCGTCGTCGACTTTTACGGGCCGTTCCTTGCCGCGCCGCAGTGGGGTGGCTACATGACGTCGCACCCGGGCGACCTTGATAATGCACTCAATTCGCGGCGTATCAACAATTCGATCAAGTTCCGCAGCGCAAGCTACCGAGGGTTGACGGTCGAAGCGATGATGAATCTCGGCGGCACCGCCGGATCGTTTTCGACCAACTGGATCTGGGGCGCCGGCGCGTCGTATGTGGCGGGGCCGTTTTCGTTCGGTGCGGGCTACCTGAACGTCCGCAATCCGAACACGTCGTTCTTCGGTGCAAATCCGAATGCCGGCCCGGCGACGAGCAACAACCTCGGCAGTGCCGGCAGTGCAACCTCACCGGAGAGTAATCCCGTGTTCGCCGGCTATGCGTCCGCGAACCGGCTCGAAATCGCCGGTGTCGGGGCGGGCGTGACGCTGGCCGCACTCAGCGTCAACCTCGCGTATTCGAATACGCGCTTCGAGGGGCTGGGCTCGGCGTCGGGGCCGAATGCGCTGCGTTACGCGGGCACCGCGGCGTTCAACAACGTTGAGATCAACGCGAGATATCAGTTTACGCCGTCGCTGCTCGCTGGGGTTGCCTACGACTACACAAGGAACGGCGGTGCCGGTGGCAAGGGCGGCGCAAACTATAACCTGGTCAGCGCGGGTGTCGACTACTTCCTGTCGAAGCGTACCGACGCTTATACGGTCGCCGTGTTCGAGAAGGCGAGCGGGACGGATTCGCTCGGACAACCGGCGGTTGCGCAGATCACCGGGTTAACACCGTCCGCGACCGACAGGCAGGTTTCTTTGCGGGTCGGGATTCGTCACAAGTTTTGA
- a CDS encoding MFS transporter: MNQATPVDERALVRKIAWRIIPFVFVLYIISYLDRANIGYAALQMNKELALSSEAFGFASGIFFIGYFLFEVPSNVMLNKFGARVWIARILVTWGVVSVISAFVQDATQLYVLRFLLGVAEAGFFPGIIVYLTYWFRAKELATTVALFTAAIPVSYIIGAPLSTWIMDHVHWLQWSGWRWMLVLEGAPAVIGGIACFLWLTDRPADARWLTPGERDWLLNELANDQKARPNAKHFGSVKAMTNPKVLYLSFIYFVYQCGSLGVGYWMPQIIKGFSTKLSHTEIGLIATVPYVFATIAMVMWSRSSDRRGERRLHSAIPLAVAALALLGAGLTTNPYVSIAMISLSLAGLYSFKSPFWALPTLFLSRSTAAVSIAVINSIGNLGGFVGPFMIGFVKGTGQSATPGLLFLAALLVVSFLMTFFIRVHEETSADTPSDVVNQTH, from the coding sequence ATGAATCAAGCAACCCCTGTCGACGAACGCGCGCTGGTGCGCAAGATCGCGTGGCGCATCATCCCGTTCGTGTTCGTCCTCTACATCATTTCGTATCTCGACCGCGCGAACATCGGCTACGCGGCATTGCAGATGAACAAGGAGCTCGCGCTGTCGAGCGAGGCGTTCGGCTTCGCGTCGGGCATATTCTTCATCGGCTACTTCCTGTTCGAAGTGCCCAGCAACGTGATGCTCAACAAGTTCGGCGCCCGTGTGTGGATCGCGCGGATCCTCGTGACGTGGGGCGTCGTGTCGGTGATCTCCGCGTTCGTGCAGGACGCGACGCAGCTCTACGTGCTGCGATTCCTGCTCGGCGTGGCCGAAGCTGGCTTCTTCCCCGGCATCATCGTGTACTTGACGTACTGGTTCCGCGCGAAGGAGCTCGCGACGACCGTCGCGCTGTTCACGGCCGCGATTCCCGTGTCGTACATCATCGGCGCGCCGCTCTCGACGTGGATCATGGACCACGTTCACTGGCTTCAGTGGAGCGGGTGGCGCTGGATGCTCGTGCTGGAAGGCGCGCCGGCCGTGATTGGCGGGATCGCGTGCTTCCTCTGGCTGACGGACCGTCCCGCAGACGCGAGGTGGTTGACGCCCGGCGAGCGTGACTGGCTGCTGAACGAGCTTGCCAATGACCAGAAAGCACGCCCGAACGCTAAGCATTTCGGCTCGGTCAAGGCGATGACCAACCCAAAGGTGCTGTACCTGTCGTTCATCTACTTCGTCTATCAGTGCGGCAGCCTCGGCGTCGGCTACTGGATGCCGCAAATCATCAAGGGCTTCTCGACGAAACTGAGCCACACCGAGATCGGGCTCATCGCGACGGTGCCTTACGTGTTCGCGACAATCGCGATGGTGATGTGGTCGCGCAGTTCCGACCGGCGTGGCGAACGGCGCCTGCATTCGGCGATCCCGCTGGCCGTAGCGGCGCTGGCGCTGCTTGGGGCCGGGCTCACGACGAACCCCTATGTGTCGATCGCGATGATCAGCCTGAGCCTGGCCGGGCTCTATTCGTTCAAGTCGCCGTTCTGGGCGCTGCCGACGCTTTTCCTCAGTCGCTCGACCGCAGCCGTGTCGATCGCGGTGATCAACTCGATCGGCAATCTCGGCGGTTTCGTCGGACCGTTCATGATCGGCTTCGTCAAGGGCACGGGGCAGAGCGCGACGCCAGGGCTGCTGTTTCTAGCGGCGCTGCTCGTCGTGTCGTTCCTGATGACGTTTTTCATTCGCGTTCACGAAGAAACTTCCGCCGACACACCGTCGGACGTCGTGAACCAGACCCATTGA
- a CDS encoding lactonase family protein, whose protein sequence is MFAYVGSRTTRERNARGDGISVYRVDTGTGALELVQLVKGLVNPSFLALSANGEHLYTVHGDLSDISAFKVDKTTGTLRFLNRQSTQGKNPVHLAIDPTGRHVVVSNHIGASVAVLPIAADGTLQEVTQLVTLEGPIGPHRIEQKQAKPHFNPFDPTGQFVIVPDKGLDRVFSFRFRDGRLTPAEPAFVVTRETAGPRHIAFHPNSALAYVVNELDSTVTTYRYSSSNGALTPVQIVSSLPDTYTGNSRASEIEVDPAGRFVYASNRGDDSIAVFRIDPASGHLTFVAAEPTGGRTPRFMTGTPDGRFMYALNEDSDSIVAFAIDAATGRLKPTGFSVASGSPVCMVFSAHRA, encoded by the coding sequence ATGTTTGCTTACGTCGGATCGCGCACCACGCGCGAACGAAACGCCCGCGGCGACGGGATCAGCGTGTACCGCGTCGACACCGGGACGGGCGCGCTCGAACTCGTGCAGCTCGTGAAGGGCCTGGTGAATCCGTCGTTCCTCGCGCTGAGCGCGAACGGCGAGCACCTGTACACAGTGCATGGCGACCTGAGCGACATCAGTGCATTCAAGGTCGACAAGACTACCGGCACGCTCAGGTTCCTGAATCGCCAGAGCACGCAAGGCAAGAACCCGGTGCATCTCGCGATCGATCCGACCGGCCGCCACGTCGTCGTGTCGAATCACATCGGCGCGAGCGTTGCTGTGCTGCCGATCGCGGCCGACGGCACGCTGCAGGAAGTCACGCAACTCGTTACGCTCGAAGGCCCGATCGGTCCGCATCGCATTGAGCAGAAGCAGGCGAAGCCGCACTTCAATCCGTTCGACCCGACCGGACAATTCGTGATCGTGCCGGACAAGGGGCTCGACCGCGTGTTCTCGTTCCGCTTTCGGGACGGGCGGCTCACGCCGGCTGAGCCGGCGTTCGTCGTCACGCGCGAGACGGCCGGCCCTCGGCACATCGCGTTCCATCCGAACAGCGCGCTCGCGTATGTCGTCAACGAACTCGACTCGACCGTCACGACCTATCGGTACTCGTCGTCGAACGGTGCGCTGACGCCGGTGCAGATCGTGTCGTCGCTGCCCGATACGTACACCGGCAACAGCCGCGCTTCAGAAATCGAGGTCGATCCGGCTGGGCGCTTCGTCTATGCGTCCAACCGCGGCGACGACAGCATCGCCGTGTTCCGCATCGATCCGGCGAGCGGCCACCTCACGTTCGTCGCGGCCGAGCCGACCGGCGGCCGCACGCCGCGCTTCATGACGGGCACGCCGGACGGCCGCTTTATGTACGCGCTGAACGAGGACAGTGACAGCATCGTCGCGTTCGCGATCGATGCCGCGACGGGGCGCCTCAAGCCGACCGGTTTTTCGGTCGCGTCGGGCAGCCCGGTCTGCATGGTGTTCTCGGCACACCGCGCGTAA